The Nitrospirales bacterium genome includes a window with the following:
- a CDS encoding bifunctional nuclease family protein, whose amino-acid sequence MRGYVVASCVFLWFWSGLIVSSYAQESSLESEEVVIEKVEVHVSSHGPVVLLEVGQQAIPIYVDPTVAGSIQGALSGFMFPRPLSHDLMHTILEAYSVKVDRVFISLKDGIYYGTMTLSLNGHTKIFDSRSSDAIALAIHFHTPIVVSRELLESAGKPIPGKEQEKIQL is encoded by the coding sequence ATGAGAGGGTATGTCGTCGCGAGTTGTGTCTTTTTGTGGTTTTGGAGTGGCTTGATCGTAAGTAGTTACGCGCAAGAATCGTCCCTCGAATCTGAAGAAGTGGTGATCGAAAAGGTGGAAGTTCATGTGTCTTCGCATGGGCCGGTCGTGCTTCTAGAAGTCGGACAGCAAGCGATTCCAATTTATGTGGACCCGACCGTGGCCGGTTCAATTCAAGGTGCCTTAAGCGGCTTCATGTTTCCTCGACCTCTTTCACATGATCTGATGCATACGATTCTTGAAGCTTATAGCGTCAAGGTTGACCGGGTGTTTATTTCTTTGAAAGATGGGATTTATTATGGAACGATGACGCTGTCCTTGAATGGGCACACGAAGATTTTTGATAGTCGCTCATCAGATGCCATCGCGTTAGCCATACATTTTCATACGCCTATCGTGGTTTCTCGTGAATTATTGGAGTCCGCAGGAAAGCCTATTCCAGGGAAAGAGCAGGAGAAGATACAACTGTAG
- a CDS encoding MBL fold metallo-hydrolase — MTTFIRKTFAVPPLSCNCSIIGDLETKQAVVVDPGGNAERILGEVQALGLTVKFILHTHAHFDHFLASGAVRDVTEATICLHQEDRELWDMLEVQCQMFGVPYHPVPPPDVWLKDEESLAIGNEMTHVMHTPGHTPGSLCFHFPRQNLVLSGDTLFRGGIGRTDLWGGDSRAIERSIRDRLYALDEQTVVVPGHGPETMIGTEKQTNAFISG, encoded by the coding sequence ATGACCACCTTCATACGAAAAACATTCGCGGTGCCTCCATTATCTTGCAACTGCTCAATCATTGGAGACCTAGAGACCAAACAAGCTGTGGTCGTGGATCCCGGAGGCAACGCGGAGCGCATTCTCGGAGAGGTTCAAGCACTGGGGCTGACGGTGAAGTTCATCCTTCATACTCATGCTCATTTCGATCATTTTCTGGCATCCGGAGCTGTTCGTGATGTCACGGAAGCGACCATATGTCTCCATCAAGAAGATCGAGAGCTCTGGGACATGTTAGAAGTTCAGTGCCAAATGTTCGGGGTGCCCTACCATCCGGTGCCTCCCCCTGATGTGTGGCTCAAGGATGAAGAGTCGTTGGCGATCGGAAACGAAATGACGCATGTCATGCACACCCCAGGCCACACCCCGGGATCACTCTGTTTTCACTTTCCGCGACAGAATCTCGTCTTGTCTGGGGATACGTTATTTCGAGGCGGTATCGGGCGAACAGATTTATGGGGAGGCGATTCGCGTGCGATCGAACGGTCAATTCGTGACCGTCTGTACGCACTCGATGAGCAGACTGTGGTCGTGCCGGGGCATGGTCCGGAGACCATGATCGGAACGGAGAAACAGACGAATGCGTTCATCTCAGGGTGA
- a CDS encoding DUF692 domain-containing protein, whose protein sequence is MNSFDIEFRQRVSKIPFHGLGLSVDVYSPDVFDLTEQLEEQALSYGYLEMFKADQLALQEVRHRNPSTYLEYHADGLWVTQPDWEISYRYHDELTIAMNHLRQLGCSWLNHECATKQIAGHSFGTYLPPVFSEASAHVTAVNVRSAQRLFDKRFEDHALPSPLFLLETPPLTFFAIGEVSYADFFRFLAEACSCGFVLDIGHIWTVYRYTGAWQGSSIEDFLEGLLRAFPLERVVQVHIAGLGFHPAVLRQDQRHRCPPNWLDSHDSPIPDVLFRMLNQVLAHPRLINVRGVALEVDTKAISCIIQEFRRLGEQCTAWEQEQRRKLADAIDHDPVSREVSIAEAPRHFPQDPQLEIQYRHYVEMLTQCTSDSTFPQTNLLSTVDPTGLNVYRQDYLPYEIFEWGGKFQEMFPATMQALASLGGGCEGLFCFWYSHPHSFSEPYDFFLVKVHYFVEFIRVEYPECLTLAVQEAADLRDGYVLACQARSSQNRP, encoded by the coding sequence ATGAATAGTTTTGACATTGAGTTTCGCCAACGCGTGTCGAAGATTCCGTTCCACGGTCTTGGACTGTCCGTGGATGTGTATTCCCCCGATGTATTCGATCTCACCGAGCAACTCGAAGAACAGGCATTATCGTATGGATATTTAGAGATGTTTAAAGCGGACCAGCTCGCCTTGCAAGAGGTGCGGCACCGAAATCCTTCCACGTACCTGGAATATCATGCGGATGGACTATGGGTAACGCAACCGGATTGGGAAATTTCCTATCGGTATCATGATGAATTGACAATCGCGATGAATCACCTTCGTCAATTAGGGTGTTCGTGGCTGAATCATGAATGCGCGACAAAACAGATCGCTGGTCACTCTTTTGGGACCTATCTGCCTCCAGTATTTTCCGAAGCCTCGGCGCACGTGACAGCCGTCAATGTCCGGTCGGCTCAACGGTTGTTCGATAAACGATTCGAGGACCATGCTCTGCCAAGCCCACTGTTTCTACTAGAAACTCCTCCTTTGACCTTTTTTGCGATTGGGGAGGTGTCATATGCGGATTTTTTCAGATTCCTTGCAGAAGCATGTTCCTGCGGGTTTGTCCTGGACATTGGGCACATTTGGACCGTGTATCGTTACACCGGAGCGTGGCAAGGTAGTTCTATCGAAGATTTTCTGGAAGGGTTGTTACGGGCATTTCCTCTTGAACGCGTCGTACAGGTCCATATCGCGGGATTAGGGTTTCATCCAGCCGTTCTTCGTCAGGATCAGCGTCATCGCTGTCCGCCTAATTGGCTTGATTCACACGATTCTCCGATTCCTGACGTGCTATTCAGGATGCTGAATCAAGTGTTGGCTCATCCTAGGTTGATCAATGTCAGGGGAGTGGCCCTTGAGGTTGATACAAAGGCCATCTCTTGCATTATTCAGGAATTTAGGAGGCTTGGTGAGCAATGTACGGCATGGGAGCAAGAACAACGAAGAAAACTTGCCGATGCCATCGATCATGATCCGGTTTCACGCGAAGTCTCCATCGCCGAGGCACCTCGTCACTTTCCCCAAGATCCGCAGCTCGAAATTCAATATCGTCATTATGTCGAGATGTTGACCCAATGCACAAGCGACTCGACGTTCCCGCAAACTAATCTTCTCTCAACCGTCGATCCGACGGGGTTGAATGTCTATCGCCAAGACTATTTGCCCTATGAGATTTTTGAATGGGGGGGGAAGTTTCAGGAGATGTTTCCCGCCACGATGCAAGCCCTGGCGTCATTGGGGGGTGGCTGCGAGGGGCTGTTCTGTTTCTGGTACAGTCATCCGCATAGTTTCTCTGAACCGTATGACTTTTTCCTCGTCAAAGTTCATTACTTCGTCGAGTTCATTCGTGTGGAATATCCTGAGTGTTTAACGTTAGCCGTTCAAGAGGCGGCTGACTTACGAGATGGGTATGTGCTGGCCTGTCAAGCCAGGTCTTCTCAGAATCGTCCGTGA
- a CDS encoding glutamate synthase subunit beta — protein MKYAREGPKLRPVELRVHDWKELYEPFSEDRLEQQGARCMDCGVPFCQSSTGCPVVNLIPEWNDLVYKGRWKDALKALHTTNNFPEFTGRLCPAPCESSCVLGINQDPVSIRVIEWNIIDKGFDEGWIEPILPIVSTGKKVVVVGSGPAGLAAAQQLARAGHSVTVYEKADRIGGLLRYGIPDFKMEKWVLDRRLDQMRVEGVDFETNVHVGVDLTVQALQSDFDAVLLTIGAEHARDLPVPGRELKGVHFAMEYLTQQNKRVAGDTIVEEAISAKDKRVVIIGGGDTGSDCLGTAHRHGCAEVHQFELLAEPPPSRAESTPWPLWPMQLRTSHAHEEGCDRQWSVSTTRFSGREGQVTKLHAQKVQFENGKFTPIAGSEFELDADLVLLAMGFTGPVKQGLLDAFGVQCDARGCVTVDENFMTSVDGVFAAGDTKRGASLIVWAIAEGRKAASGIHQYLMSNQHSTAS, from the coding sequence ATGAAATATGCTCGCGAGGGCCCCAAGCTGCGTCCCGTCGAGTTACGAGTGCATGATTGGAAAGAGCTGTACGAGCCTTTTTCAGAAGATCGTCTGGAGCAGCAAGGCGCGCGTTGTATGGATTGCGGCGTTCCTTTTTGTCAGAGTTCGACGGGCTGTCCGGTGGTGAATCTTATCCCGGAGTGGAATGATTTAGTTTATAAGGGGCGATGGAAAGATGCGTTGAAAGCCCTCCATACCACGAATAATTTCCCAGAATTTACTGGACGCCTGTGTCCGGCTCCCTGTGAGTCGTCGTGTGTGCTTGGCATAAACCAGGACCCAGTGTCGATACGGGTGATAGAGTGGAATATCATTGACAAGGGTTTTGATGAAGGATGGATCGAGCCTATCCTACCCATCGTATCCACGGGGAAGAAGGTCGTCGTAGTGGGCTCAGGTCCCGCTGGTCTGGCAGCGGCCCAACAGCTTGCAAGAGCCGGCCATAGTGTCACGGTGTATGAAAAAGCCGATCGAATCGGGGGCCTCCTTCGATACGGTATCCCGGATTTTAAGATGGAAAAGTGGGTGCTGGATCGTCGGCTGGATCAAATGCGGGTTGAAGGCGTGGATTTTGAGACGAATGTTCATGTCGGCGTTGATCTGACTGTCCAGGCTCTTCAAAGCGACTTTGATGCCGTTCTGCTGACGATCGGGGCCGAGCATGCTCGGGATTTGCCTGTTCCAGGCCGTGAGTTAAAGGGTGTCCACTTCGCGATGGAGTATTTAACGCAGCAGAACAAGCGAGTGGCGGGTGATACGATCGTGGAAGAAGCCATTTCCGCCAAAGATAAACGCGTTGTGATCATTGGCGGAGGCGATACGGGATCGGATTGTTTGGGAACCGCGCACCGCCATGGGTGTGCTGAAGTGCATCAATTTGAACTCCTAGCCGAGCCGCCTCCCTCCCGAGCGGAATCCACGCCCTGGCCACTGTGGCCTATGCAATTGCGAACCTCGCATGCGCATGAAGAAGGGTGCGACCGTCAATGGAGTGTCTCAACGACCAGGTTCTCTGGTCGAGAGGGACAGGTGACCAAACTGCATGCGCAAAAAGTTCAGTTTGAGAATGGGAAGTTTACCCCTATTGCCGGTTCTGAATTTGAATTGGATGCCGATCTCGTCCTGTTAGCGATGGGATTTACCGGCCCTGTGAAGCAAGGATTGTTAGATGCCTTTGGCGTTCAGTGTGACGCTCGAGGTTGTGTGACAGTCGATGAGAACTTCATGACAAGTGTTGATGGAGTGTTTGCTGCCGGTGATACGAAGCGAGGCGCCTCGTTGATTGTATGGGCGATTGCCGAAGGGCGAAAGGCGGCATCCGGTATTCACCAGTATCTCATGTCCAATCAACATTCGACGGCTTCTTGA
- the gltB gene encoding glutamate synthase large subunit: MAYPGFPPSQGLYNPAYEKDGCGVGLVAHIKGVKSHSIVQDGLRILENLFHRGAQGCDPCTGDGAGILLQIPHQFFQRACTDLGIQLPQAGGYGVGMVYLPQDEKSRRQCEMLMETIVQEEGQEFLGWRDVPAKEEKIGDQARTTLPVIRQFFIARDLLNEAQFERKLYVIRKRITRAIRESAIADRDHVYVCSLSGNTIVYKGMLLPQQVAEFYPDLADPTLISALALVHSRFSTNTFPTWSLAHPYRFMVHNGEINTLKGNVNWMRARQGRLASELFGDDLKKLFPITDDETQSDSACLDNAIEFLVMAGRPLPHVMMMLIPEPWVGNPKMDLDRRGFYEYHAAMMEPWDGPAAVCFTDGKLVGATLDRNGLRPCRYHVTKDDVVVLASEAGVLPENPKNIRLKGRLQPGRMFIVDTEQGRIIDDEEIKADIVKRKPYRQWLTQHRVSLDELPEPFNVPQPDHPTLRLRQQAFGYTVEELKMVLMPMAVNGEEPISSMGTDTPLAVLSQRPQLLFKYFKQLFAQVTNPPIDPIREHLVMSLVTNIGPKPNVIAEVPEACRRIKLQQPILTNAELQKIRDFRDPNFKSKTLSLKFRVAEGPEGLALALDQLCEEASKAIQEGEKFLILSDRGVDEEWAPIPSLLGVSAVHHHLIRQETRTEVGLILETGEPRDVHHFACLIGYGAGAVNPYLVFESLVDLEREGYFPEGVDSQTAEGKFVKAVNKGLLKIFSKMGISTLQSYCGAQIFEALGLHQKLVDHYFTGTASRIGGIGIREIGEETLRRHSLAYQPVPVRQLDFGGEIHYRIQGEHHNWNPEVIYKLQHSTRTNDAKTFEEFSTLVNEEQKRRSTLRGLFDFKFTQEPLPLDEVEPAKEIVKRFTTGAMSFGAISKEAHETLAIAMNRLGAKSNTGEGGEDPERFTVLENGDSKNSYIKQVASGRFGVTAHYLVNAKELQIKMAQGAKPGEGGQLPGHKVDEVIATLRYSTPGVQLISPPPHHDIYSIEDLAQLIFDLKNSNPEAAISVKLVSEVGVGTVAAGVSKAHADKVLISGDSGGTGASPLSSIKYAGIPWELGLAETHQTLVLNNLRGRIKVETDGQLRTGRDVVIAALLGAEEFGFSTAPLIVEGCIMMRKCHLNTCPVGVATQDPELRKQFAGHPDHVVNYFFFVAEEIRGLMSKLGFRTVNEMIGRVDKLRVQRAVDHWKAHGLDLSPLLTKPDVEGTVPTYCVQAQDHGLSNILDNQLIELCRPALETGEKVSHDLPIRNVNRTVGTVLSSHVARKYGVAGLPEDTITIRFTGSAGQSFGAFLSPGITLCLEGESNDYLGKGLSGGKVIVMPPQGVTYVPEETILIGNTSLYGATGGEGYFYGTAGERFAVRNSGARAVIEGVGDHGCEYMTGGVVVVLGKTGRNFAAGMSGGEAYVLNEDGSFQDQCNQGMVELENVSHPDDMQTLRTMIESHVRYTGSRKGRMILETWDMMLPKFTKVMPRDYKRVLQERKIAFAKAQAKRGMEMASRG; this comes from the coding sequence ATGGCATATCCAGGTTTTCCTCCTTCACAGGGTCTGTATAACCCAGCGTATGAAAAAGATGGTTGTGGCGTCGGACTTGTCGCGCATATCAAAGGCGTCAAGTCCCATAGTATCGTGCAAGACGGTCTTCGAATTCTCGAAAACCTCTTCCACCGCGGAGCGCAGGGCTGTGACCCCTGCACGGGAGATGGTGCTGGAATACTTCTTCAAATTCCCCATCAATTTTTTCAACGCGCCTGTACGGATCTCGGAATTCAGCTGCCTCAGGCCGGAGGTTATGGGGTCGGGATGGTTTATCTTCCACAAGATGAAAAATCACGGCGACAATGTGAAATGTTGATGGAAACAATCGTTCAAGAAGAGGGGCAGGAATTCTTAGGATGGCGGGATGTTCCGGCCAAAGAAGAAAAAATCGGGGATCAGGCCAGAACCACACTTCCAGTCATCCGACAATTTTTCATCGCGCGTGATCTCCTCAATGAAGCGCAGTTCGAGCGGAAACTCTATGTCATCAGAAAACGTATTACACGGGCAATACGAGAGTCGGCCATCGCAGATCGCGACCATGTGTATGTTTGTAGTCTTTCTGGGAACACGATTGTTTATAAAGGTATGTTGTTACCGCAGCAAGTGGCTGAATTCTACCCTGACTTGGCTGATCCAACGCTGATCTCGGCCTTGGCGCTCGTGCATTCTCGCTTCAGCACCAATACCTTCCCAACTTGGTCTTTAGCCCATCCCTATCGTTTCATGGTTCACAATGGTGAGATCAATACGTTGAAAGGGAACGTCAACTGGATGAGGGCTCGACAGGGTCGCCTGGCCTCTGAATTATTCGGGGATGATCTCAAGAAATTATTCCCGATAACGGATGACGAAACCCAAAGTGATTCGGCATGTTTGGATAATGCGATTGAGTTTTTGGTCATGGCTGGCCGTCCCCTTCCTCACGTCATGATGATGTTGATCCCGGAACCCTGGGTCGGCAATCCGAAAATGGACCTAGATCGTCGAGGGTTTTATGAATATCACGCGGCGATGATGGAACCGTGGGATGGTCCCGCGGCAGTCTGTTTTACGGATGGAAAGCTTGTCGGGGCGACGTTAGATCGCAATGGTCTGCGGCCCTGCCGTTATCATGTGACTAAAGATGATGTGGTCGTACTGGCCTCGGAGGCTGGTGTGCTTCCGGAAAACCCGAAAAACATTCGGTTGAAAGGGCGTCTGCAACCGGGCCGGATGTTTATCGTTGATACTGAACAGGGACGCATTATCGATGACGAAGAAATCAAAGCAGATATCGTCAAGCGAAAGCCCTATCGGCAGTGGTTGACGCAGCATCGCGTGTCTCTGGATGAGTTGCCGGAGCCGTTTAACGTGCCTCAGCCTGATCATCCGACCTTACGTCTGCGACAGCAGGCCTTTGGGTATACCGTCGAAGAATTGAAAATGGTGTTGATGCCGATGGCCGTCAACGGCGAAGAGCCCATTTCCTCTATGGGTACCGACACGCCCCTGGCTGTCCTGTCGCAAAGGCCTCAACTCCTTTTCAAATATTTCAAGCAGTTGTTCGCGCAAGTCACGAATCCTCCGATCGACCCGATTCGAGAGCATTTGGTGATGTCGTTGGTGACCAACATTGGTCCGAAGCCGAATGTCATTGCCGAAGTACCAGAAGCCTGTCGTCGCATTAAATTGCAGCAGCCGATTTTGACCAACGCCGAACTGCAAAAGATTCGAGATTTCCGCGATCCGAACTTTAAGAGTAAAACGCTGTCGCTGAAATTTCGAGTGGCCGAAGGGCCCGAAGGGTTGGCTCTCGCTTTGGATCAACTCTGCGAGGAAGCCTCAAAGGCCATTCAGGAAGGTGAAAAATTTCTGATCTTGAGCGACAGAGGCGTGGACGAAGAATGGGCGCCGATTCCCAGTCTGCTGGGTGTCTCGGCGGTTCATCACCATCTCATCAGGCAAGAGACCCGTACCGAGGTCGGGTTGATTCTGGAAACGGGAGAGCCCCGGGATGTTCATCACTTCGCCTGTTTGATCGGTTACGGCGCGGGAGCGGTGAATCCTTATCTGGTGTTCGAATCCCTGGTCGATTTGGAGCGGGAAGGCTATTTCCCAGAAGGGGTGGACTCGCAGACGGCCGAAGGCAAGTTTGTGAAAGCCGTCAATAAAGGACTATTGAAAATTTTCTCGAAGATGGGCATTTCAACGCTGCAATCGTACTGTGGTGCGCAAATCTTCGAGGCCTTAGGGTTACATCAGAAATTGGTCGATCATTATTTTACAGGAACAGCCTCGCGCATAGGCGGCATCGGCATCAGGGAAATCGGGGAGGAGACGTTGCGAAGGCATTCGCTCGCGTATCAACCTGTGCCGGTTCGTCAGCTTGATTTCGGAGGGGAAATTCACTATCGCATTCAGGGCGAACATCATAATTGGAATCCGGAGGTGATTTATAAGCTTCAGCATTCCACGAGGACGAACGACGCCAAAACGTTCGAAGAGTTCTCGACGCTCGTGAATGAAGAGCAAAAGCGGCGATCGACGTTGCGAGGACTCTTTGATTTTAAATTCACACAAGAGCCGTTGCCCTTAGATGAGGTTGAGCCTGCGAAAGAGATCGTCAAACGCTTTACGACTGGGGCCATGTCGTTTGGGGCCATCAGCAAAGAAGCTCATGAAACGCTCGCAATCGCGATGAATCGACTGGGAGCCAAGAGCAACACCGGAGAAGGTGGAGAAGATCCGGAACGGTTTACGGTCCTCGAAAATGGCGATTCCAAAAACTCTTATATCAAACAAGTCGCATCAGGACGTTTTGGTGTGACGGCCCATTATCTCGTGAATGCCAAAGAATTGCAGATAAAGATGGCTCAGGGCGCAAAACCCGGGGAAGGGGGACAATTGCCAGGGCATAAGGTTGATGAAGTCATCGCCACCTTGCGCTACTCAACTCCTGGGGTTCAATTGATTTCTCCGCCTCCCCACCATGACATCTACTCGATCGAAGATCTTGCACAGTTGATCTTCGATTTGAAAAATTCAAATCCTGAAGCGGCGATTTCTGTGAAACTTGTTTCCGAAGTCGGAGTGGGAACCGTGGCTGCCGGTGTGTCAAAAGCGCATGCCGATAAAGTTCTCATCAGTGGAGATTCCGGGGGCACCGGAGCTTCTCCGCTTTCTTCGATCAAATATGCCGGAATTCCTTGGGAGTTAGGCTTAGCTGAAACACATCAAACCCTGGTCTTGAACAACCTGCGAGGGCGAATCAAGGTCGAAACGGATGGACAGCTGCGCACAGGTCGTGATGTGGTGATTGCAGCGCTTCTTGGTGCCGAAGAGTTTGGGTTTTCCACAGCCCCCTTGATCGTTGAGGGGTGCATCATGATGCGGAAGTGCCATCTCAATACCTGTCCCGTTGGTGTGGCGACTCAGGACCCAGAATTACGCAAGCAGTTTGCCGGGCATCCCGATCATGTCGTGAATTACTTCTTCTTTGTGGCAGAGGAAATTCGTGGACTTATGTCCAAACTTGGCTTTCGAACGGTCAATGAGATGATCGGACGCGTCGACAAGTTGCGCGTTCAACGAGCAGTTGACCATTGGAAAGCCCATGGTCTTGATCTGTCGCCCCTCCTGACGAAACCCGATGTTGAGGGCACCGTGCCGACCTATTGCGTGCAAGCACAAGATCATGGCTTGTCAAACATCTTGGATAATCAACTGATTGAACTCTGCCGTCCAGCCCTTGAAACGGGGGAGAAAGTTTCGCATGACCTTCCTATCCGTAATGTCAATCGAACGGTGGGGACGGTGCTCTCGAGTCATGTAGCGAGGAAATATGGTGTCGCAGGTTTGCCTGAAGACACTATTACAATACGATTTACGGGATCGGCTGGTCAGTCCTTCGGAGCATTTTTATCCCCCGGTATTACCCTGTGCTTAGAGGGAGAGTCCAACGACTATCTTGGCAAAGGTTTATCTGGAGGCAAAGTCATCGTAATGCCGCCTCAGGGCGTGACCTATGTGCCGGAAGAAACGATTTTGATCGGAAATACATCTCTCTACGGTGCGACAGGAGGGGAGGGGTATTTTTATGGCACGGCGGGTGAACGTTTTGCGGTCCGAAACAGTGGCGCTCGCGCCGTTATCGAAGGGGTCGGTGATCATGGTTGTGAATACATGACCGGTGGAGTTGTCGTGGTGTTAGGAAAGACCGGCAGGAATTTCGCTGCAGGTATGTCAGGTGGCGAAGCGTATGTGCTCAACGAAGATGGCTCTTTTCAAGATCAATGTAATCAAGGTATGGTCGAGCTCGAAAACGTGAGTCATCCTGATGACATGCAAACCCTTCGCACGATGATCGAGTCACATGTCAGGTACACGGGAAGTCGAAAAGGCCGGATGATTCTTGAGACATGGGACATGATGCTTCCCAAATTTACGAAAGTGATGCCCAGAGATTATAAGCGTGTGTTACAAGAACGCAAAATCGCATTCGCAAAAGCGCAGGCGAAACGTGGAATGGAGATGGCTAGTCGTGGCTGA
- a CDS encoding polyprenyl synthetase family protein, translating to MNTNSHALHNLAHMTDVWDAYREELDEVESQILKNLNSEASLINTIANQIMASGGKRIRPLLLILSGHLCGYVQKKYLQLGSLIEYIHTATLLHDDVLDEADLRRGEKTARCIWGNHASILVGDYLYSQAMTQIAAFHNHGFNEALADACRKMTEGEVLQLCANSRPEITEPEYLQIVEYKTATLVAASCKIGAAIGGGTAAEQAALYRFGLNLGMAFQLTDDCLDYSADGVRLGKTLGKDIRQGMVTLPLLHLFQNCEDDLRHWIKGKVQSRAIDENELTSILRLMQENGSLTYASQRAEEYVKAASLDLEPFGDGMAKRSLAIVSQYMVNRDQ from the coding sequence ATGAATACTAATAGTCATGCCCTTCACAATCTCGCGCATATGACGGATGTTTGGGATGCCTACCGTGAAGAACTCGATGAAGTTGAGTCGCAAATCCTTAAGAATCTCAACTCTGAAGCCTCGTTAATCAACACCATCGCCAACCAGATCATGGCGAGTGGCGGGAAACGCATACGCCCTCTTCTTCTCATTTTAAGTGGCCATCTTTGCGGGTATGTCCAGAAGAAATACCTTCAGCTTGGCAGTTTGATCGAGTACATCCACACGGCGACCCTGCTGCATGATGATGTGTTGGATGAAGCAGACCTTCGTCGAGGAGAGAAAACCGCTCGATGTATTTGGGGCAATCACGCCAGTATTCTCGTCGGTGATTATCTCTATTCACAAGCCATGACCCAGATTGCGGCATTTCACAATCACGGGTTCAACGAGGCCTTGGCCGATGCCTGTCGAAAGATGACGGAGGGTGAGGTCCTGCAATTATGCGCCAATAGCCGGCCTGAAATCACCGAACCCGAATACCTGCAAATCGTGGAGTACAAGACAGCTACGCTTGTGGCGGCTTCATGTAAAATCGGGGCTGCGATAGGAGGCGGGACGGCGGCCGAGCAGGCAGCGCTCTACCGTTTTGGGCTAAATCTCGGCATGGCGTTTCAACTCACCGATGACTGTCTGGATTATTCCGCTGATGGTGTACGACTCGGAAAGACCCTTGGAAAAGATATACGGCAAGGCATGGTCACGCTTCCCCTCCTGCATTTGTTCCAGAATTGCGAGGATGACCTGCGCCATTGGATTAAAGGAAAAGTACAAAGTCGGGCCATTGATGAAAACGAATTGACCAGCATTCTCCGGTTGATGCAGGAGAACGGCTCGTTAACCTACGCTTCGCAACGAGCGGAAGAATACGTCAAAGCCGCCAGCCTGGACCTCGAACCATTTGGAGACGGCATGGCGAAACGGTCCTTGGCCATCGTTTCACAATACATGGTCAACCGCGACCAATAG